In the genome of Triticum urartu cultivar G1812 chromosome 5, Tu2.1, whole genome shotgun sequence, one region contains:
- the LOC125507061 gene encoding LOW QUALITY PROTEIN: uncharacterized protein LOC125507061 (The sequence of the model RefSeq protein was modified relative to this genomic sequence to represent the inferred CDS: substituted 2 bases at 2 genomic stop codons) — protein MSGAGCKWMVSSVTEENIRKLWEAGYLAADIAHQLPDAGQIIPMPKPHERVVFLTHLVPGLRFPLHPFVRGLMFYYGLDFHDLAPNFILNISAFIVVCEAFLRIRPHFGLWLKTFNVKPKVVVSQQAECGGAMVGKMPNVTYLEGSYVETIKGWQSGWFYITEPRDTNWVAAPKFRSGIPTRLTSWKEKGLSWGTPVELNGLQTCIRNMMSKKIKLVNVVQVMLFRRILPCQPRAFNLWEFDPAKQQTMRELFDTTHKDVWKVLFKGTEVPPPLTEDRGLSAKYHANPDWVETAEQLGCPAPLPEDPADALLTEMLVPAPYEVPVKKAXKKATGTXKGLRCKVISDSSSDNSGAHSSHENGEGEEKSSPPIQGR, from the exons atgtccggagcgggatgcaagtggatggtctcctccgttacggaggagaacatcagAAAGCTatgggaagccggatatctggccgcggacatcgcgcaccagctgccagatgcggggcagatcatccctatgcccaaaccccatgagagggtagttttcctcacCCACTTGGTCCCCGGACTGAGATTTCCCCttcacccgtttgtccgcgggctcatgttctactatgggctggattttcatgatctggcccccaacttcatcctcaacatctcggcatttatcgtcgtgtgcgaggccttcctccgcatcaggccccacttcggcctgtggctgaagaccttcaatgttaaaccgaaggtggtggtcagccagcaagcagagtgcggaggcgccatggtgggcaaaatgcctaacgtcacctatctcgaaggctcctatgtggagaccataaaggggtggcaatcggggtggttctacatcaccgagccgcgcgacaccaactgggtggcggcccctaaatttcgatccggaatccccacgcggctcacttcctggaaagagaagggcctgtcctggggtaccCCGGTAGAgctgaacggactccagacctgcatcaggaacatgatgagcaagaaaatcaagctcgtcaatgtggtccaggtcatgctcttccgccggatcctcccgtgtcaaccacgggcattcaatttgtgggagttcgacccggccaagcaacAGACGatgcgagagctcttcgacacgacgcacaaggacgtctggaaggtgttgttcaagggcaccgaggtacctcctccccttactgaggaccgcggactcagcgcaaagtaccatgccaatccg gactgggtagagACAGCGGAGCAACTCggttgcccagcccccctgcctgaagatcctgcagatgctctcctaacggagatgctggttccggcgccttacgaggtgccggtgaagaaggcctagaagaaggccacggggacctgAAAGGGTCTTCGGTGCaaggttatatcggactcatcgtccgataactccggagcgcactcctcccacgaaaacgggGAGGGGGAagagaaaagttctccccccatccaggggagataa